One window of the Zea mays cultivar B73 chromosome 3, Zm-B73-REFERENCE-NAM-5.0, whole genome shotgun sequence genome contains the following:
- the LOC100274946 gene encoding uncharacterized protein LOC100274946 produces the protein MGNFASCTLARTAGAGRASGSTVVLPDGRVRQVALPATAAELMLDAPGHFLADARALRPGRRIEALAADEGLVRGALYAVLPMKRLGAPVAPADVARLAAAVVASGEKARATRGRTRPVSSPAATAKVAAVFVAPPETLEAAALELQETDASKPRAPRLEEMAVDDAAAAAEIEELKQRLSGGGRRSRRPTLETIQEESYVPARC, from the coding sequence ATGGGCAACTTCGCATCGTGCACGCTGGCGAGGACGGCCGGGGCCGGGAGGGCCAGCGGCTCGACCGTCGTGCTCCCGGACGGGCGGGTGCGGCAGGTGGCCCTCCCGGCCACGGCGGCCGAGCTGATGCTCGACGCGCCGGGCCATTTCCTGGCGGACGCGCGGGCGCTGCGGCCCGGGCGGCGGATCGAGGCGCTCGCGGCGGACGAGGGCCTCGTGCGCGGGGCGCTGTACGCCGTGCTCCCCATGAAGCGCCTGGGCGCCCCCGTGGCGCCCGCCGACGTGGCGCGCCTGGCGGCCGCGGTGGTGGCCAGCGGGGAGAAGGCGCGGGCCACGAGGGGGAGGACGCGGCCGGTGTCGTCCCCCGCCGCCACGGCCAAGGTCGCCGCCGTCTTCGTCGCGCCGCCCGAGACGCTCGAGGCCGCGGCCCTTGAGCTCCAGGAGACGGACGCGTCCAAGCCGAGGGCCCCGAGGCTGGAGGAGATGGCCGTCGACGACGCAGCGGCCGCGGCCGAGATCGAGGAGCTCAAGCAACGCCTCAGCGGCGGCGGGCGGCGGTCCAGGCGGCCCACGCTGGAGACCATTCAGGAGGAGAGCTACGTGCCAGCGAGATGCTGA